The Eurosta solidaginis isolate ZX-2024a chromosome 4, ASM4086904v1, whole genome shotgun sequence genome includes a window with the following:
- the LOC137250611 gene encoding alanyl-tRNA editing protein Aarsd1-B, with amino-acid sequence MLFKCQEDSFLKQYTTKIVSCEQATLEWTPPGESEAKKLKGFNVVCEDTILFPEGGGQPCDYGHINGEPVRCVLRKGVEAVHFVECLTPFQVGDVAKQTIDWTRRLDHMQQHSGQHLITALFDGEFKYDTTSWWLGTDISYIELDTHHLISPDSLDTIERKANELIREGRKVSVELTDPEYAMLYTDARAPRGLPRNHVGVVRVVRIEGIESNMCCGTHVTNISQLQCIKLLYAETTRSGVNVHFVVGERVLRKLGEIFLREQQLNLALKGGPTQHLDLIQKLQTNLKSSTKAFEKLLKDVAISEAEKIETTRPYPKYYCLHRKDVIEPDFINTFLRNAPENIFYFLTVSENTTNNGKGVMVLRGEKTDVQKFGPKFIELLEGKGNGYNGNYQGKFNNGTKIPECNALLEKHFNDNKENN; translated from the exons atgcTTTTCAAATGCCAAGAAGATAGTTTTCTGAAACAG tatacaacaaaaatagtatCCTGTGAACAGGCTACTTTGGAATGGACGCCACCTGGTGAAAGTGAAGCGAAAAAGCTGAAAGGTTTCAATGTAGTTTGCGAAGATACAATTCTTTTCCCCGAAGGCGGCGGACAACCCTGTGATTATGGACATATAAATGGCGAACCTGTTCGTTGTGTATTGCGCAAGGGAGTTGAAGCTGTGCACTTCGTTGAGTGTCTAACACCATTTCAAGTAGGTGATGTTGCTAAACAAACGATTGATTGGACTAGACGCTTAGACCATATGCAACAACACTCTGGACAGCATTTGATTACTGCTTTATTTGATGGTGAATTTAAATATGATACAACTTCATGGTGGCTAGGAACAGATATATCATATATCGAATTGGATACTCATCATTTGATAAGTCCCGATTCATTGGATACAATAGAGCGTAAGGCTAATGAGTTGATACGTGAAGGACGCAAGGTTAGCGTAGAGCTGACGGATCCTGAATATGCAATGCTG TATACAGATGCTCGTGCTCCACGTGGCTTGCCAAGAAATCATGTTGGAGTGGTACGTGTTGTGCGGATTGAAGGTATTGAGAGTAACATGTGTTGTGGTACACATGTTACAAACATATCGCAGTTACAGTGCATAAAGCTGTTGTATGCCGAAACGACTAGGAGTGGTGTTAATGTACATTTTGTGGTCGGTGAACGTGTGCTGCGAAAACTTGGCGAGATCTTTTTGCGGGAGCAGCAATTAAATTTAGCGCTGAA AGGAGGTCCGACGCAGCATTTGGATTTGatacaaaaactacaaacgaatttaAAATCATCAACCAAAGCATTTGAAAAACTACTAAAAGATGTTGCTATCTCGGAAGCTGAGAAAATTGAGACTACACGCCCTTATCCCAAATACTATTGCCTACATCGTAAAGATGTCATCGAACCAGATTTCATAAACACCTTTTTGCGCAACGCCCCTGAAAACATATTTTACTTCTTAACCGTTTCGGAAAACACGACAAACAATGGTAAAGGGGTTATGGTGTTGAGAGGAGAAAAAACAGACGTTCAAAAGTTTGGTCCAAAATTTATTGAGCTACTAGAAGGCAAAGGAAATGGTTATAACGGCAATTACCAAGGCAAATTTAATAACGGTACAAAAATTCCTGAATGCAATGCATTGCTTGAAAAACATTTTAATGACAATAAAGAGAACAACTAA
- the LOC137250619 gene encoding mitochondrial import inner membrane translocase subunit Tim29 translates to MRLFSLRNPLASLRTRISNKFTLPERLKGTVVEKWAQYWRSLGSDYSGVVVDVIKGARSKPRKALAITGTAYTLYQCALHNPDEEELMHSLRGWSNQMAMVSKTMQNPVSATYLRDLEIAINENRLRTFSLGICTILWVDLYDKDDCTYPAICLYTQVDYANFWKHIVDVGFWDHYWRLEWKMHNFDINYL, encoded by the coding sequence ATGCGTTTATTCTCGCTAAGAAATCCCCTCGCCAGTTTACGGACGCGTATTAGCAATAAATTTACGCTACCGGAACGATTGAAAGGTACGGTTGTGGAAAAATGGGCACAATATTGGCGTAGTCTCGGCAGTGATTACAGTGGTGTGGTGGTCGATGTGATAAAAGGTGCCCGTTCAAAACCAAGAAAGGCGCTGGCAATTACCGGTACAGCATACACTTTATACCAATGTGCATTACATAATCCAGACGAGGAAGAATTAATGCATTCACTGAGAGGATGGAGCAATCAAATGGCAATGGTCTCAAAGACAATGCAAAACCCTGTCTCTGCAACATACCTACGTGATTTAGAAATAGCTATAAATGAAAATAGATTACGTACCTTTTCTCTGGGCATATGCACTATATTGTGGGTGGATTTGTATGACAAAGATGACTGCACATATCCAGCGATATGCTTATACACACAAGTTGATTATGCGAACTTTTGGAAACATATAGTGGATGTGGGTTTCTGGGACCACTACTGGCGACTGGAATGGAAAATGCACAATTTTGAtattaattatttataa
- the LOC137250616 gene encoding protein transport protein Sec24C-like — protein sequence MKFKIHQGNFLTYRTIAANFTQKAQNKTKENKSFVIIYILCCIMPQQPGYPPQPGPPGYPPQPQQPGYPLQQPGAPGGYMGQIMPPTQPGQARMPRQPPMPGQPPIPRRPGDKQPPAPGTGIYQQPQQYNEAQRHLDPDQMPNPISVIFENQNGAGCAFITNQQGLLPPLVTTKYVIEDQGNSSPRYVRSSLYCILATADLLKTTALSFTLTISPMPRTVEGEYEPLMSNINASQSIVDAVCTTLGPRSMDKHIVDYSGKATISNDGANIMKLLDIQP from the exons ATGAAGTTTAAAATACACCaaggaaattttttgacatatagaactatcgcagccaacttcactcaaaaagcgcaaaacaaaacaaaagaaaataaatcttttgttattatatatattttatgctgCATAATGCCACAACagccgggctatccaccacaacctggtccacctggttaTCCTCCACAACCTCAgcagccaggttatcctctacaacaaccaggtgcaccaggtggttacatgggtcaaatcatgccaccaacacaacctggacaggcgcgaatgcccaggcagccacccatgccgggtcaacccccaatacccagACGTCCTGGTGATAag caaccacctgcacctggtactggtatatatcaacagccgcaacagtataaTGAAGCCCAACGccatttagatcccgatcagatgccaaatccgataagcgttatcttTGAAAATCAAAATGGCGCTGgttgtgcttttattactaatcaacagggtttattaccaccactggtgaccacaaaatatgtgatagaagatcagggtaactcctcgccacgttacgttag gtcctctttgtattgcatacttgcaacagctgatttattaaaaacaacagctttgtcctttacacttaccatctcaccaatgccacgcacggttgagggtgaatatgagccactcatgtccaacatcaatgcctcgcaatcaattgtggacgctgtttgcactacattgggtccacgcagtatggacaagcatattgttgattacagtggtaaggccacaattt